One genomic region from Bufo bufo chromosome 3, aBufBuf1.1, whole genome shotgun sequence encodes:
- the LOC120994055 gene encoding odorant receptor 131-2-like, with the protein MLKVFFTTAHMQEDPRYVFFVHMLINDTLYIVFTNFLVVSYMYAVYFPLILCFIINTLTGCIFLVTPYNLALMSLERYIAICFPLRRLQFCTPKRAKYAILVVWVIGLSLCLVNFIIALSLADRTFYSLYVLCDDSPMLSISPIIGQICNFINIFSFSGVALIIVFTYINVMLVARKIGSGSSSALKAGKTMMLHAFQLLLCMVAFMSNLSDVFVNNYLYLVIVTNYMLFTCVPRFLSPLIYGVRDEAFRKHIRKNCSITCHNCPQSGLEKL; encoded by the coding sequence ATGCTGAAGGTCTTCTTCACCACTGCTCACATGCAGGAGGACCCTCGATATGTCTTCTTTGTCCACATGCTCATCAATGACACGTTGTATATCGTCTTCACAAATTTCCTTGTAGTGTCTTACATGTATGCTGTATACTTTCCCCTAATACTCTGTTTCATCATTAACACTTTGACTGGCTGTATCTTTCTAGTGACCCCATACAACCTGGCCCTCATGTCTCTAGAACGTTACATAGCCATATGTTTCCCACTGAGACGCTTGCAGTTTTGTACACCAAAGAGAGCTAAATATGCTATTCTTGTGGTCTGGGTCATAGGTTTGTCTCTATGTCTTGTAAACTTCATTATAGCGTTGAGCTTAGCAGACAGAACCTTCTATTCTCTTTATGTGTTGTGTGATGATAGTCCAATGCTGAGTATAAGCCCCATAATAGGCCAGATTTGCAACTTCATCAATATATTCAGCTTCTCTGGGGTCGCTTTGATCATTGTATTTACCTACATTAAtgtcatgctggttgccaggaagATCGGATCCGGTAGTTCTTCAGCCCTTAAAGCTGGTAAAACTATGATGCTCCATGCCTTCCAACTCCTATTATGCATGGTCGCCTTCATGTCCAACCTATCTGATGTCTTTGTGAACAATTACTTGTATCTCGTAATTGTTACAAACTACATGTTGTTCACGTGTGTGCCCAGATTCCTCAGTCCACTCATCTATGGGGTCAGAGATGAAGCTTTTCGAAAACATATACGAAAAAATTGCTCAATAACATGTCACAATTGTCCACAATCAGGTTTGGAAAAATTATAA